A genomic window from Triticum urartu cultivar G1812 chromosome 7, Tu2.1, whole genome shotgun sequence includes:
- the LOC125524772 gene encoding uncharacterized protein LOC125524772 — translation MGEVKEKEALAKVLEDHRKGSSDDDSPPPAGLDLNEGFSEASDDGEDGEENYDDDGGSTSEVAGGGRSSSNNNSANHESESSRGHRDKAEGSGERVPTVRQYNRSKHPRLRWTPDLHMAFLHAVERLGGQERATPKLVLQMMNVRGLSIAHVKSHLQMYRSKKIEHESSHERAAMSSVFSPMNFHMTRGDHPFHDMFFQRAAAGSTLSSRFNDNGGVFAPRNAGLPDASRIYGLLQRRQPPLQTFDFKNSTSLRNQEWAFTQHAVAARARAVNDNGLGKGLIREMIFRKDGKPTSHLFDVRDAVASNGTSSPSTSTSPADRRSDGAKIGSINWIGSSSRPLSKAMSATGLEQGGHAQLPFRWRGAAGSNGCHPNGNPGRTTSPSDPVVTREAGSPLLLPKQGMPRAPAEETSIGAEARRTKTSATAEEKGWAPELQLSLSPNAVADTAGRGKKRNSAGQEVSSDKVPLSLSLSLHGGVVDDDGGGRDGRRLDVATGSSSKKAALGLSTLDLTMSIKALE, via the exons ATGGGGGAGGTGAAGGAGAAGGAGGCGCTGGCGAAGGTCCTTGAGGACCATCGGAAGGGATCTTCCGATGACGACTCCCCACCACCCGCGGGGCTGGACCTCAACGAAGGCTTCAGCGAGGCAAGCGACGATGGGGAAGACGGCGAGGAGAACTACGACGACGATGGCGGTAGCACAAGCGAGGTTGCTGGAGGAGGCAGGAGCTCAAGCAACAACAACAGCGCCAACCATGAATCCGAAAGCAGCAGGGGCCATCGTGACAAGGCGGAGGGCAGCGGCGAGAGGGTTCCCACGGTGCGGCAGTATAACCGGTCCAAGCACCCCCGGCTCCGCTGGACGCCGGACCTCCACATGGCGTTCCTCCATGCCGTCGAGCGGCTGGGCGGCCAAGAGA GAGCAACGCCAAAGCTGGTGCTTCAGATGATGAATGTGAGGGGGCTCAGCATTGCTCATGTAAAAAGTCACTTGCAG ATGTACAGAAGCAAAAAGATAGAGCACGAGTCCAGCCACGAGAGGGCAGCAATGTCCTCAG TATTTTCGCCCATGAATTTTCACATGACGAGAGGGGACCATCCGTTTCACGACATGTTCTTCCAGCGAGCTGCGGCCGGCTCGACTCTCTCCTCCAGGTTCAACGATAACGGCGGGGTCTTCGCGCCGAGAAACGCCGGCTTGCCGGATGCTAGCCGGATTTATGGCCTCCTCCAGCGCCGGCAGCCTCCATTACAAACCTTCGACTTCAAGAACAGCACGAGCCTTAG GAATCAAGAATGGGCGTTCACCCAGCACGCGGTAGCGGCGAGGGCACGCGCAGTTAACGACAATGGTCTGGGGAAAGGGCTTATCCGCGAGATGATCTTCAGGAAGGACGGCAAGCCGACGTCGCATTTGTTCGACGTGAGGGACGCCGTCGCCTCCAACGGGACGTCGTCGCCGTCAACAAGCACGAGCCCGGCCGACCGTAGGTCAGATGGCGCGAAGATTGGAAGCATCAACTGGATCGGCAGCAGCTCCCGGCCGCTCTCGAAGGCAATGTCGGCTACTGGTTTGGAGCAGGGCGGCCACGCTCAGCTCCCGTTTAGGTGGCGAGGTGCCgccggcagcaatggctgccaccCGAACGGCAACCCTGGCAGAACAACGTCACCTTCAGATCCGGTGGTGACCCGTGAAGCTGGTTCCCCACTGTTG CTGCCGAAGCAGGGAATGCCGAGGGCTCCTGCCGAGGAGACGAGCATCGGAGCAGAGGCGAGGAGGACGAAGACATCGGCTACGGCGGAGGAGAAAGGTTGGGCGCCGGAGTTGCAGCTAAGCCTGAGCCCCAACGCGGTGGCAGACACTGCAGGAAGGGGCAAGAAGAGGAACAGCGCTGGGCAGGAGGTGAGCAGCGACAAGGTGCCACTCTCTCTCTCGCTGTCATTACATGGTGGCGTCGTCGACGACGACGGTGGTGGCCGGGATGGCAGGAGGTTAGACGTAGCGACAGGTAGCAGCAGCAAGAAGGCCGCTCTGGGGCTGAGTACTTTGGATCTGACCATGTCGATCAAGGCATTGGAGTGA